In Bacillota bacterium, one genomic interval encodes:
- the rplJ gene encoding 50S ribosomal protein L10 encodes MPKPEKVETVAHLKEKLARSRGAVLADYRGLDVAGMAELRRRFRAAGVEYRVVRNNLLRLAAHQVGVPDLDPYLEGPTAVAFAYEDPVVAARVLQGFIREFRLPVVKGAWVEGQVIDAEGVARLAELPAREVLLARVLGGVQAPLAGMAGCLAGLLRGVVTVLDAVRRQKEEAAA; translated from the coding sequence TTGCCGAAGCCGGAGAAAGTGGAGACCGTCGCGCATCTCAAGGAGAAACTGGCCCGGTCCCGGGGAGCGGTACTGGCCGATTACCGGGGACTCGACGTGGCCGGCATGGCCGAACTCCGCAGGCGGTTCCGGGCGGCCGGGGTGGAGTACCGGGTGGTGCGCAACAATCTCCTCCGCCTGGCCGCCCACCAGGTGGGTGTGCCCGACCTGGACCCTTACCTGGAGGGACCGACGGCGGTGGCCTTCGCTTATGAGGACCCGGTGGTGGCAGCCCGGGTGCTGCAGGGGTTCATCCGCGAGTTCAGGCTACCGGTGGTCAAGGGTGCGTGGGTGGAAGGACAGGTCATAGACGCCGAAGGCGTGGCCAGGCTGGCCGAGTTGCCCGCCCGCGAGGTCTTGCTGGCCCGGGTGCTGGGTGGTGTGCAGGCGCCTCTGGCAGGGATGGCGGGGTGCCTGGCCGGGCTCTTGCGCGGGGTGGTTACCGTACTGGATGCCGTGCGGCGCCAAAAGGAGGAAGCCGCAGCGTAA
- a CDS encoding ribosomal L7Ae/L30e/S12e/Gadd45 family protein, translated as MSLDDLKAARRRTVGTRQTLRAVEKGNVVCVFVARDAEERVVSDLVRMCQDKGTPVEWVDSMALLGKACGIQVGAASAAILR; from the coding sequence TTGAGCCTGGACGATTTGAAGGCGGCCCGGAGGCGCACGGTGGGTACCAGGCAGACCCTGCGGGCCGTGGAAAAAGGAAATGTGGTGTGTGTATTCGTGGCCAGGGATGCCGAAGAACGCGTGGTGTCTGACCTGGTCAGGATGTGTCAGGATAAGGGCACCCCGGTGGAGTGGGTCGATTCCATGGCCCTCCTGGGGAAGGCATGTGGAATACAGGTGGGGGCGGCTTCTGCTGCCATCCTGAGGTAG
- the rpoB gene encoding DNA-directed RNA polymerase subunit beta, which yields MALALQAGCRQRRNFGRISEVLEIPNLIEIQRRSYDWFVREGLRELLRDISPIQDFTGNLVLEFLDPELGKPKYTVEECKERDVTYAAPLKVKVRLINKDTGEVKEQHVFMGDFPLMTEQGTFIINGAERVVVSQLVRSPGAYFSSQPDPVSGVTLYYATIIPNRGAWLEFETDSSEVVWVRVDRTRKLPATVLLRALGYSSDNDILELYGDDPRIKNTLERDSTRSADEALIEIYKRLRPGEPPTVESARTLLDSLFFESRRYDLATVGRYKLNKKLSLRRRLVGTLAAGRVIDPRTGEVLAEPGSVIDRRLAERIDAAGISRLKVRLPDGEVIPVLANGAPELGVKTVTKEDIVAVVSYLLNLFRGLGSVDDIDHLGNRRLRCVGELLQNQFRIGLARMERVVKERMTIQDVESVTPQVLINIRPVTAAVREFFGSSQLSQFMDQTNPLAELTHKRRLSALGPGGLSRERAGFEVRDVHHSHYGRMCPIETPEGPNIGLISSLATYARVNPFGFIEAPYRKVDKDQGRVTDEVVYLSADEEDECVIAQANAPVDAEGRLIGPRVVARYRGDVVYVPPTEVDYMDVSPKQIVSVATALIPFLEHDDANRALMGSNMQRQAVPLLRAEAPLVGTGLEFRAACDSGVVLLAPEDGVVESVTATEIKVRYDSGRTVTHRLMKFARSNQGTCMNQRPVVVKGQRVRKRDVLADGPSTDMGELALGRNVLVAFMPWEGYNYEDAILISEELVQDDVYTSIHIEEYECDARDTKLGPEEITREIPNVGEDVLKDLDERGIIRIGAEVRPGDILVGKVTPKGETELTAEERLLRAIFGEKAREVRDTSLRVPHGESGVVVDVKVFSRERGDELPPGVNQLVRVYVAQKRKISVGDKMAGRHGNKGVIARILPREDMPFLPDGTPVQIVLNPLGVPSRMNLGQILETHLGWAARALGLHVASPVFDGAREEEILDLLEQAGLPRSGKITLRDGRTGQPFDQDVCVGYLYMMKLAHLVDDKIHARSTGPYSLVTQQPLGGKAQFGGQRFGEMEVWALEAYGAAYTLQELLTVKSDDVLGRVRTYEAIVKGENVPEPGVPESFKVLIKELQSLALDVRVLDEEGREIELKEVEDEVEARPAARRLERELAGPAAEAGELGEETVYAEADEELREAEPLEAEAFDEVPASLASAGRVVASGGDGGHPESLEELRAAEDEDEMDEE from the coding sequence ATGGCCCTGGCCCTGCAGGCGGGTTGCCGGCAAAGGCGCAACTTTGGGCGCATCTCCGAGGTGCTGGAGATCCCCAACCTGATCGAGATCCAGAGGAGATCGTACGACTGGTTTGTTCGCGAAGGGTTGCGTGAACTCCTGCGTGATATCTCGCCCATCCAGGATTTCACGGGCAACCTGGTCCTGGAATTCCTGGATCCCGAGTTGGGGAAGCCCAAGTACACGGTCGAAGAGTGCAAGGAGAGGGATGTCACCTACGCGGCTCCCCTCAAGGTGAAGGTCCGGCTCATCAACAAGGACACGGGCGAAGTTAAGGAGCAGCACGTGTTCATGGGGGATTTCCCCCTCATGACCGAACAGGGGACCTTCATCATCAACGGGGCGGAGCGGGTAGTGGTGAGCCAGTTGGTGCGCTCGCCCGGCGCCTACTTCTCGTCGCAACCGGATCCCGTGTCGGGGGTTACCCTCTACTACGCTACCATCATCCCCAACCGGGGGGCGTGGTTGGAGTTCGAGACCGACTCCTCCGAGGTGGTGTGGGTGCGAGTGGATCGCACCCGCAAGCTGCCGGCTACCGTGCTGCTGCGCGCACTGGGGTATTCGAGTGATAACGACATCCTCGAGCTCTACGGGGACGACCCCCGCATCAAGAACACCCTTGAGCGGGACAGCACCAGGTCTGCCGATGAGGCCCTCATCGAAATATACAAGCGCCTGCGACCCGGTGAGCCTCCGACGGTGGAGTCGGCCCGTACCCTGCTGGATTCATTGTTCTTCGAGTCGCGCCGGTACGACCTCGCCACCGTCGGTCGTTACAAGCTGAACAAGAAGCTTTCCCTGCGGCGGCGCCTGGTGGGCACCCTGGCCGCGGGCAGGGTGATCGATCCCCGCACCGGTGAGGTACTGGCCGAGCCGGGCAGTGTGATCGACCGCCGCCTGGCGGAGAGGATCGACGCCGCCGGCATCTCCCGCCTCAAGGTGCGCCTTCCCGACGGGGAAGTAATACCCGTCCTGGCCAATGGTGCACCAGAGCTGGGGGTGAAGACCGTCACCAAGGAAGACATCGTGGCGGTGGTATCGTACCTCCTCAACCTGTTCCGCGGCCTGGGCTCGGTGGACGACATCGACCACCTGGGGAACCGGCGCCTGCGCTGCGTGGGGGAGCTCTTGCAGAACCAGTTCCGCATCGGGCTGGCCCGCATGGAGCGCGTGGTCAAAGAGCGCATGACCATCCAGGACGTGGAGTCGGTGACCCCGCAGGTGCTCATCAACATCCGCCCCGTGACGGCGGCGGTGCGGGAGTTCTTCGGGTCGAGCCAGTTGTCCCAGTTCATGGACCAGACCAACCCCCTGGCCGAGCTCACCCACAAGCGGCGGTTGTCGGCCCTTGGGCCGGGGGGGCTCTCCCGGGAGCGGGCCGGGTTCGAGGTGCGGGACGTGCACCACTCCCACTACGGCCGCATGTGCCCCATCGAGACCCCTGAAGGCCCCAACATCGGCCTGATCAGCTCCCTGGCCACCTACGCGCGGGTAAATCCCTTCGGGTTCATCGAGGCCCCTTACCGCAAGGTGGATAAGGACCAGGGGCGGGTGACGGACGAGGTGGTGTACCTGAGCGCCGATGAGGAAGACGAGTGCGTCATCGCTCAGGCCAACGCCCCTGTGGATGCTGAGGGCCGCCTGATCGGGCCGCGGGTGGTCGCCCGTTACCGCGGTGACGTGGTGTACGTGCCTCCCACCGAAGTTGATTACATGGATGTGTCGCCCAAGCAGATCGTGTCCGTGGCCACCGCCCTCATCCCCTTCCTGGAGCACGACGACGCCAACCGGGCACTCATGGGGTCCAACATGCAGCGGCAGGCGGTGCCGCTCCTGCGCGCGGAAGCGCCCCTGGTGGGCACGGGGCTGGAGTTCCGGGCTGCCTGCGACTCGGGCGTGGTACTGCTGGCTCCCGAGGACGGGGTGGTGGAGTCGGTCACTGCCACGGAGATCAAGGTGAGGTACGATTCCGGGCGGACGGTCACCCACCGGCTCATGAAGTTCGCCCGCTCCAACCAGGGTACCTGTATGAACCAGCGCCCGGTGGTGGTGAAGGGCCAGCGGGTGCGCAAGAGGGACGTCCTCGCCGACGGGCCCTCCACCGACATGGGGGAACTGGCTCTGGGCAGGAACGTCCTGGTGGCATTCATGCCCTGGGAAGGATACAACTACGAGGACGCCATCCTGATCTCGGAGGAACTGGTGCAGGATGACGTCTACACTTCCATCCACATCGAGGAGTACGAGTGCGACGCCCGGGATACCAAGCTGGGGCCGGAAGAGATTACCCGGGAAATCCCCAACGTGGGTGAGGATGTGCTCAAGGACCTGGACGAAAGGGGCATCATCCGCATCGGGGCAGAGGTGCGGCCGGGTGATATTCTGGTAGGCAAGGTGACCCCCAAGGGCGAGACCGAACTCACGGCGGAGGAGCGGCTGCTGCGGGCCATATTCGGGGAGAAGGCCCGGGAAGTGCGGGATACCTCCCTGCGGGTTCCCCACGGTGAGTCCGGTGTGGTGGTGGATGTCAAGGTGTTCTCGCGGGAGAGGGGAGACGAACTCCCTCCCGGAGTGAATCAACTGGTGCGGGTCTACGTGGCCCAGAAGCGTAAGATCTCGGTGGGCGACAAGATGGCGGGGCGGCATGGAAATAAGGGCGTTATCGCCCGCATCCTGCCCCGGGAAGACATGCCGTTCTTGCCCGACGGAACGCCGGTACAGATCGTGCTTAACCCCCTCGGGGTACCTTCCCGTATGAACCTGGGGCAGATCCTGGAGACTCACCTGGGCTGGGCGGCGCGGGCTCTGGGCCTGCACGTGGCCTCCCCCGTCTTCGACGGTGCCCGGGAAGAGGAGATCCTGGACCTGCTCGAGCAGGCGGGTCTGCCCCGCTCAGGTAAGATTACGCTGCGCGATGGACGGACGGGTCAGCCTTTTGACCAGGACGTCTGTGTCGGCTACCTGTACATGATGAAGCTGGCCCACCTGGTGGATGACAAGATCCATGCCCGCTCTACCGGCCCGTACTCCCTGGTTACCCAGCAGCCCCTGGGCGGTAAGGCCCAGTTCGGCGGGCAGCGGTTCGGAGAGATGGAAGTGTGGGCCCTGGAAGCCTACGGCGCCGCCTACACCCTCCAGGAATTGCTCACCGTCAAGTCGGACGACGTGCTGGGTCGCGTGCGCACCTACGAGGCCATCGTGAAGGGTGAGAACGTGCCCGAGCCCGGCGTGCCGGAGTCCTTCAAGGTGCTCATCAAGGAACTGCAGAGCCTGGCCCTGGACGTGCGGGTGCTGGATGAGGAAGGGCGGGAGATCGAGCTCAAGGAAGTGGAGGATGAGGTGGAGGCTCGCCCGGCGGCCCGGCGCCTGGAGCGTGAGCTAGCGGGACCGGCGGCGGAGGCAGGCGAGCTGGGGGAAGAGACGGTGTACGCCGAGGCGGATGAAGAGCTGCGGGAGGCCGAACCCCTGGAGGCTGAGGCCTTCGATGAGGTGCCGGCTTCTCTGGCCTCCGCCGGACGCGTGGTAGCCTCGGGTGGTGACGGCGGTCACCCCGAGAGCCTGGAGGAACTGCGCGCGGCGGAGGACGAGGACGAAATGGACGAGGAATGA
- a CDS encoding metalloregulator ArsR/SmtB family transcription factor, which translates to MPVKKRVQHEAERDTCDVFAYDPARVRRLRKRLHRMEELAEVFSALGDPTRVKIVYALSQEEMCVCDLAALVGLSLQAVSYHLRLLRALRLVKYRRQGRRVFYSLDDEHVTAIVSQGMAHVEHD; encoded by the coding sequence ATGCCGGTCAAAAAGAGAGTTCAGCACGAGGCAGAACGGGACACTTGCGACGTTTTCGCCTACGACCCGGCCAGGGTGCGCCGGCTGCGCAAGCGGTTGCACCGCATGGAAGAACTGGCGGAAGTCTTTTCCGCCCTGGGCGACCCCACCCGGGTCAAGATCGTCTACGCCCTCTCCCAGGAAGAAATGTGCGTTTGCGACCTGGCGGCCCTGGTGGGACTCAGCCTGCAGGCGGTTTCCTATCACCTCCGCCTGTTGCGGGCGTTGCGGCTGGTCAAGTACCGCCGCCAGGGAAGGAGGGTTTTTTATTCCCTGGATGACGAACACGTGACGGCCATAGTGAGTCAGGGCATGGCCCACGTGGAACACGATTGA
- the rplL gene encoding 50S ribosomal protein L7/L12 translates to MSKVEQVLEIVKGMTVLELAELVKAFEKEFGVSAAAPVAVAAPVAGPVAAPAAAAPEEEEKTEFDVILKSYGENKLQVIKVVRELTGLGLKEAKDLVDAVPKPIKEKVSKEEAEAVKKKLTDVGAEVEIK, encoded by the coding sequence ATGTCCAAGGTTGAGCAGGTGCTGGAGATCGTCAAGGGGATGACCGTTCTGGAGCTGGCCGAACTGGTGAAGGCCTTCGAGAAGGAATTCGGGGTAAGTGCAGCTGCGCCGGTTGCGGTGGCTGCGCCTGTCGCGGGGCCGGTAGCGGCACCGGCGGCCGCGGCCCCTGAGGAGGAAGAGAAGACCGAGTTCGACGTCATCCTGAAGTCGTATGGCGAGAACAAGCTCCAGGTCATCAAGGTGGTGCGCGAACTCACCGGTCTGGGGCTCAAGGAGGCCAAGGACCTGGTGGACGCTGTCCCCAAGCCCATCAAGGAGAAAGTGAGCAAGGAAGAAGCCGAAGCCGTCAAGAAGAAGCTTACCGACGTGGGAGCCGAAGTCGAGATCAAGTGA
- a CDS encoding cation-translocating P-type ATPase — protein MLCRAGLAAGLLVVGWLLEVRGHALAGRATLALSLVLSGWPILKRGIRGIIRGCFDIESLVTIAAAAAPFIGEWAEAALVMLLFALGEGLEELVSERNRRSLETLLDSAPRLARVRRGGAEVEVPAEDLVPGDVFLLRPGDRAPADGQVVAGSSALDEAAITGEPFPVPKGPGDSVYAGSINREGSLEVRVSRPARDSTLARVIRLVEEAQAARAPSQRLVDRFARYYTPAVTAAAAATALVPLLTGAPWHTWIYRALALLLVSCPCALVISTPTAIVAAISAAARRGILIKGGAYLETLGRLRVLAFDKTGTLTLGSPRLVRVIPGPDRREEEVLALAAAVESLSEHPIARALVREAREMGISPSPVEGFRAFPGLGARAHLGGEECLVGNVRLFAGWKVPEELAREAAAQQAKGYTVVLVGCDGKVVGALAVTDTIRPGAREAMVRLKRMGIRHLAMLTGDHLAPARAVAQDLTLDSVHHELLPEQKVQAVRELRSRHGEVGMVGDGVNDTAALAAASLGVAMGAAATEAALETADVALMGDDLNSLPDAVSLGQKTLRVIRENVMLAVLVKLLALVLLALGRLDLWMAVLSDSGTAVLVTLNSMRLLRSPPASDGLERPYCQGRPGKAFRAVP, from the coding sequence ATGCTGTGCCGGGCGGGTCTGGCCGCCGGGTTGCTCGTTGTGGGCTGGTTGCTCGAGGTGCGCGGCCACGCTTTGGCGGGCCGGGCAACCCTGGCGTTGTCCCTCGTCCTCTCCGGATGGCCGATCCTCAAACGCGGCATCCGGGGGATCATACGGGGCTGCTTCGACATCGAGTCCCTGGTGACCATAGCGGCGGCGGCAGCCCCCTTCATCGGCGAGTGGGCAGAAGCGGCCCTGGTGATGCTGCTCTTTGCCTTGGGGGAGGGCCTGGAAGAACTGGTATCCGAGCGCAACCGCCGTTCCCTGGAAACACTCCTGGATTCCGCCCCCCGTCTTGCCCGGGTACGGCGGGGAGGTGCCGAAGTGGAGGTACCGGCGGAGGATCTGGTGCCGGGTGATGTGTTCCTGCTCCGGCCCGGTGACCGGGCTCCTGCCGACGGCCAGGTGGTGGCGGGGAGCTCTGCCCTGGACGAAGCAGCCATCACGGGGGAACCCTTCCCCGTTCCCAAGGGGCCGGGTGACAGCGTGTACGCGGGCAGCATCAACCGGGAGGGATCCCTGGAAGTCCGGGTCAGCCGTCCCGCTCGGGACAGCACCCTGGCCCGCGTGATCCGGCTGGTTGAGGAGGCGCAGGCGGCGCGCGCTCCTTCCCAGCGCCTGGTGGACAGGTTCGCCCGTTACTACACTCCCGCGGTGACAGCGGCCGCAGCCGCCACGGCCCTGGTACCGCTCCTCACCGGTGCTCCCTGGCACACCTGGATATACCGCGCCCTGGCCCTCTTACTGGTGTCCTGCCCCTGCGCCCTGGTCATCTCCACGCCCACCGCTATCGTGGCTGCCATCTCCGCCGCTGCCCGCCGGGGAATCCTGATCAAAGGCGGCGCCTACCTGGAAACCCTGGGGCGATTGCGAGTGCTGGCCTTCGACAAGACCGGTACGCTGACCCTGGGGTCGCCACGCCTGGTTCGGGTGATACCCGGGCCGGATCGCCGGGAAGAGGAGGTACTGGCGCTGGCGGCGGCGGTGGAGTCCCTTTCCGAGCATCCCATTGCCCGGGCGCTGGTGAGGGAAGCCCGTGAGATGGGAATAAGTCCTTCGCCGGTGGAGGGTTTCCGGGCCTTCCCCGGTCTGGGAGCGCGAGCGCACCTGGGCGGGGAGGAGTGCCTGGTTGGTAACGTGCGCCTGTTCGCGGGCTGGAAGGTGCCGGAAGAACTGGCGCGGGAAGCAGCCGCTCAGCAGGCAAAGGGCTACACGGTGGTGCTGGTGGGTTGCGACGGCAAAGTGGTGGGGGCGCTGGCGGTGACCGATACCATTCGTCCCGGCGCCCGGGAGGCGATGGTCCGCCTGAAGAGGATGGGTATCCGGCATCTGGCCATGCTCACGGGGGACCACCTGGCACCCGCGCGGGCAGTCGCCCAGGACCTGACCCTCGATTCCGTGCACCACGAGTTGCTGCCCGAACAGAAGGTGCAGGCCGTGCGGGAATTGCGTTCCCGCCACGGCGAGGTGGGGATGGTGGGCGACGGGGTGAACGACACTGCCGCCCTGGCGGCCGCTTCCCTGGGCGTGGCCATGGGAGCAGCGGCCACGGAGGCTGCCCTGGAGACGGCCGACGTGGCCCTGATGGGCGACGACCTGAACAGTCTGCCCGACGCCGTCTCCCTGGGCCAGAAGACCCTGCGGGTTATCAGGGAGAACGTCATGCTGGCGGTGCTGGTGAAGCTGCTAGCCCTGGTCCTGCTGGCCCTAGGCAGGCTCGACCTGTGGATGGCGGTCCTGAGCGACAGCGGGACGGCGGTACTGGTGACCCTCAATAGCATGCGCCTCCTGCGCAGCCCGCCTGCATCTGACGGCCTTGAGCGGCCGTACTGCCAGGGCCGGCCAGGGAAGGCGTTCCGGGCGGTGCCGTAA
- the rpoC gene encoding DNA-directed RNA polymerase subunit beta', producing MLDVNFFDSIRIGLASPDQIRAWSRGEVKKPETINYRTLKPERDGLFCERIFGPTRDWECHCGKYKRVRYKGVICDRCGVEVTRAKVRRERMGHIELAAPVSHIWYFKGIPSRMGLLLDISPRALEKVLYFAAYIVTDPGTTPLLEKQLLTEAEYREAREKYGHNFEARMGAEAIKKLLEQIDLDELAAELRQEVATATGQRKVRAIRRLEVVEAFRKSGNRPEWMILEAIPVIPPELRPMVQLDGGRFATSDLNDLYRRVINRNNRLKRLLDLGAPDIIVRNEKRMLQEAVDALIDNGRRGRPVTGPGNRPLKSLSDMLKGKQGRFRQNLLGKRVDYSGRSVIVVGPRLKLYQCGLPKEMALELFKPFVMKRLVKDGLAHNIKSAKRMVERARPEVWDVLEDIIKEHPVLLNRAPTLHRLGIQAFEPVLVEGRAIQIHPLVCTAYNADFDGDQMAVHVPLSAEAQAEARILMLSVNNLLNPKDGSPVVTPTQDMVLGSYWLTLEREGDKGEGRVFASVEEAIMAHELGYLGLHARIQVRIGGQRVSTTLGRLLFCEKLPKEMRPRYYDRVIDRKVLGEIVAECYQQYGNTRTAEVLDGIKDLAFSAATRAGITIAVGDVTMPPNKAELLEEGQREVDKVEEQYRRGLISDGERYHKVIDIWERTKDKVTQAQLDNMDKFNPVFMMAHSGARGNVQQMSQLGGMRGVMVDPTGRVIEVPVRSSFREGLTVLEYFTSTHGARKGLADTALRTADSGYLTRRLVDVSQDVIVREEDCGTEDGILIDVPAGEPLESVRARVVGRCALEDIVHPGTGEVLVRANQEIREADFARLAEAGITAVKIRSVLTCKTRHGVCVRCYGRNLATGFLVEPGEAVGIIAAQSIGEPGTQLTMRTFHIGGVAAEDITQGLPRVEELFEARRPKGQALIAEVGGTVRISEGKNRREVEVVSGDGEVLATYSIPYGSRLKVQNGDRVEPGDELTEGSINPHDLLRVKGLRAVEQYLLSEVQRVYRMQGVDINDKHIEIIIRQMLRRVRVEDPGDTDLLHGQFVDIWEFEAENARVLEEGGQPAVARPVLLGITKASLATDSFLAAASFQETTRVLTEAAIKGKQDPLIGLKENVIIGKLIPAGTGMTRYRRLEVVKLAQPPVLPQEQAAEAWAPEEGEADWVEELEAEGEAGSD from the coding sequence TTGCTGGACGTGAACTTCTTCGATTCCATCCGCATCGGGCTGGCCTCTCCTGACCAGATCCGGGCCTGGTCTCGGGGCGAGGTGAAGAAACCCGAGACCATCAACTACCGCACGCTCAAGCCAGAGCGGGACGGGTTGTTTTGCGAGCGCATCTTCGGCCCCACCCGCGACTGGGAGTGCCACTGCGGCAAGTACAAGCGGGTTCGGTACAAGGGCGTGATTTGCGATCGCTGCGGCGTGGAGGTGACCAGGGCCAAGGTGCGCCGCGAGCGCATGGGCCACATCGAACTGGCCGCTCCGGTATCGCACATCTGGTACTTTAAGGGTATCCCCAGCCGCATGGGACTGCTTCTGGACATTTCCCCGCGGGCGCTCGAGAAGGTGCTTTATTTTGCCGCCTACATCGTCACCGATCCCGGCACCACGCCCCTTCTGGAGAAGCAGCTCCTCACGGAAGCCGAGTACCGGGAAGCGCGGGAAAAATACGGGCACAACTTCGAGGCCCGCATGGGAGCGGAGGCCATCAAGAAGCTGCTGGAGCAGATCGACCTGGACGAACTGGCAGCCGAGCTGCGGCAGGAAGTGGCCACCGCTACCGGGCAGCGCAAGGTGCGGGCCATCCGTCGCCTGGAGGTGGTGGAGGCATTCCGCAAGTCTGGCAACCGCCCCGAGTGGATGATCCTGGAGGCGATACCCGTCATCCCGCCGGAACTTCGCCCCATGGTGCAACTGGACGGCGGGCGCTTTGCCACCTCCGACCTCAACGATCTCTACCGGCGGGTGATCAACCGGAACAACCGCTTGAAGAGGCTGCTGGACCTGGGGGCTCCCGACATCATCGTGCGCAACGAGAAGCGCATGTTGCAGGAAGCGGTGGATGCCCTCATCGACAACGGCCGGCGGGGGCGGCCGGTCACCGGTCCCGGCAACCGTCCCCTCAAGTCCCTCTCGGACATGCTCAAGGGCAAGCAGGGGCGGTTCCGCCAGAACCTGCTGGGCAAGCGGGTGGACTACTCAGGTCGTTCCGTGATTGTAGTGGGCCCGCGCCTTAAGCTGTACCAGTGCGGGTTGCCCAAGGAAATGGCTCTTGAGCTGTTCAAGCCCTTCGTGATGAAGAGGCTGGTGAAAGACGGACTCGCTCACAACATCAAGAGCGCCAAGCGCATGGTGGAGCGGGCACGGCCGGAAGTGTGGGACGTGCTTGAGGATATCATCAAAGAGCACCCGGTGCTCCTCAACCGGGCCCCTACCCTCCACCGGCTAGGCATCCAGGCTTTCGAGCCGGTGCTGGTGGAAGGGCGGGCAATCCAGATCCACCCCCTGGTGTGCACGGCTTACAACGCCGACTTCGACGGCGACCAGATGGCGGTGCACGTGCCCCTTTCCGCGGAGGCCCAGGCCGAGGCCCGCATCCTCATGCTGTCGGTGAACAACCTGCTCAACCCCAAGGATGGGTCTCCGGTGGTCACCCCCACCCAGGACATGGTCTTGGGGTCGTACTGGCTTACCCTGGAAAGAGAAGGGGACAAGGGCGAGGGCCGGGTGTTCGCCTCGGTGGAAGAAGCCATCATGGCCCACGAACTGGGATACCTGGGGCTGCATGCCCGCATCCAGGTGCGCATCGGCGGCCAGCGGGTTTCCACCACCCTCGGGCGGCTTCTCTTCTGCGAGAAGTTGCCCAAGGAGATGCGGCCCCGCTATTACGACCGGGTGATAGACCGCAAGGTGCTGGGTGAAATCGTGGCCGAGTGCTACCAGCAGTACGGCAACACCCGCACCGCCGAGGTGCTGGACGGCATCAAGGACCTGGCCTTTTCCGCTGCCACCCGGGCCGGCATCACCATCGCCGTCGGTGACGTGACGATGCCGCCCAACAAGGCGGAACTCCTCGAAGAGGGCCAGCGCGAGGTGGATAAGGTAGAGGAGCAGTATCGCCGGGGCCTCATATCAGACGGGGAGCGCTATCACAAGGTCATCGACATCTGGGAGCGCACCAAGGATAAGGTGACGCAGGCTCAGCTTGATAACATGGATAAGTTCAACCCTGTGTTTATGATGGCCCACTCCGGCGCCCGCGGCAACGTGCAGCAGATGTCCCAGCTCGGCGGCATGCGTGGGGTGATGGTTGACCCCACCGGTCGGGTCATCGAGGTCCCCGTGCGGTCTTCCTTCCGCGAGGGACTGACCGTGCTGGAGTACTTCACTTCCACGCACGGGGCCCGCAAGGGACTGGCCGACACCGCCCTGCGCACGGCGGACTCCGGATATCTCACCAGGCGCCTGGTGGATGTGTCCCAGGACGTGATCGTGCGCGAAGAAGATTGTGGAACCGAGGACGGCATCCTGATCGACGTGCCCGCAGGGGAACCCCTGGAGAGCGTGCGTGCTCGCGTGGTTGGGCGCTGCGCCCTGGAGGACATCGTCCACCCCGGGACGGGTGAGGTGCTGGTGCGGGCGAACCAGGAGATCAGGGAAGCGGATTTCGCCCGCCTGGCGGAGGCCGGTATCACCGCGGTCAAGATCCGCTCCGTGCTCACGTGCAAGACTCGCCACGGCGTGTGCGTGCGGTGTTACGGGCGCAACCTGGCCACCGGATTCCTGGTGGAGCCCGGCGAGGCGGTGGGCATCATTGCTGCTCAGTCCATCGGTGAGCCCGGCACCCAGCTCACCATGCGCACCTTCCACATCGGTGGAGTGGCGGCCGAGGATATCACCCAGGGTCTGCCCCGTGTGGAGGAACTGTTCGAGGCACGGCGGCCCAAAGGGCAGGCGCTCATCGCTGAGGTAGGCGGCACGGTGCGCATCAGTGAAGGCAAGAACCGGCGGGAAGTGGAGGTCGTGTCCGGGGACGGGGAAGTGCTGGCCACCTACAGCATCCCCTACGGTAGCCGCCTGAAGGTGCAGAACGGTGATCGGGTGGAGCCCGGGGACGAGCTGACGGAGGGCTCCATCAATCCTCACGACCTGCTGCGGGTCAAGGGCCTGCGCGCAGTGGAGCAGTACCTGCTTTCCGAGGTACAGCGGGTTTACCGCATGCAGGGGGTGGACATCAACGACAAGCACATCGAGATCATCATCCGGCAGATGCTGCGTCGCGTGCGGGTAGAAGACCCGGGCGACACCGACCTCCTGCACGGCCAGTTCGTGGACATCTGGGAGTTCGAGGCCGAGAACGCGCGCGTGCTGGAGGAAGGCGGCCAGCCCGCCGTGGCCAGGCCCGTATTGCTGGGCATCACCAAGGCCTCCCTGGCTACCGACTCCTTCCTGGCGGCAGCTTCTTTCCAGGAGACTACGCGGGTCCTCACCGAAGCCGCTATCAAGGGCAAGCAGGATCCTCTCATCGGGCTGAAGGAGAATGTGATCATAGGGAAGCTCATCCCGGCGGGCACGGGCATGACCCGTTACCGCCGCCTGGAGGTGGTCAAGCTGGCCCAGCCTCCCGTGTTGCCTCAGGAACAGGCTGCTGAGGCCTGGGCTCCGGAAGAGGGGGAGGCCGATTGGGTGGAAGAACTTGAAGCGGAAGGCGAAGCCGGCTCGGATTGA